A single genomic interval of Flectobacillus major DSM 103 harbors:
- a CDS encoding metallophosphoesterase — MSHKKPQHPVENLELNDRHLFIISDLHISRGREKSGLYTGTENFFADASFARWIDYCIEKSQHEKATLIINGDFIDFLRVIFQPNELQNLNFLEWSVWLKKVDIHKTPQELQNSVEYKDENKYGFKTDDFKSIWKLQQVALGHPKLFAALGKWMSQPNHNMIIVKGNHDFEWYWPKVQAYFSVLVQENRVPKSNVDFSQNDILFYQDSLIINQKIYIEHGHQYDTFTSIVGSDTLEGSQSGQLRLPLGSFVNRYLLNRIEIDYPFLDNVRPTSNILPILIRERFPLAIELVFKRLFYILKFIKKQEFLYVFGHFLTFIGLVLVPIGITAYLIFKEYQTGSFSDISLSWLSPLKNLGLLVLSYLFGRLLVKFRLTEPSDLSKNAFDIFTQYPHLQIITMGHTHNPYQLFFEGKAFFNTGTWIPIVENSSAAIRQDRTFTFLYIQIDENQNCQFKPLLRWNDDANRADEIEISTRI, encoded by the coding sequence ATGTCCCATAAAAAGCCGCAACATCCTGTCGAAAATTTGGAACTCAACGACCGACATTTATTTATTATTAGTGATTTGCATATATCAAGAGGACGAGAAAAATCGGGTCTTTATACAGGTACTGAAAATTTTTTTGCCGATGCTTCATTTGCCCGTTGGATAGATTATTGTATCGAAAAATCTCAACACGAAAAGGCTACCTTAATTATCAATGGTGATTTTATCGACTTCTTACGTGTGATTTTTCAACCTAACGAACTTCAAAACCTTAATTTTTTAGAATGGTCGGTTTGGCTCAAAAAGGTTGATATTCATAAAACACCCCAAGAGTTGCAGAATAGTGTTGAATACAAAGATGAAAATAAATACGGCTTTAAAACTGATGATTTTAAAAGTATTTGGAAATTACAACAGGTAGCTTTGGGGCATCCAAAACTTTTTGCGGCATTGGGAAAATGGATGAGCCAGCCGAACCACAATATGATTATCGTGAAGGGAAATCATGATTTTGAATGGTATTGGCCCAAAGTACAGGCTTATTTTAGCGTACTCGTTCAAGAAAACAGAGTGCCTAAATCCAATGTTGATTTTTCTCAAAACGATATTTTGTTTTATCAAGATAGCCTCATTATCAACCAGAAAATCTATATTGAACATGGCCATCAATATGACACATTTACGTCTATTGTTGGTTCTGATACGTTAGAAGGCTCACAATCAGGACAATTGCGATTGCCTTTGGGTTCGTTTGTGAATCGATATTTGCTCAATCGTATCGAAATAGACTACCCTTTTCTCGACAATGTACGCCCAACAAGCAATATATTACCAATTTTGATACGAGAGCGTTTTCCATTGGCCATAGAATTAGTATTCAAAAGGTTATTTTACATACTAAAATTTATTAAAAAACAGGAGTTTTTATATGTATTTGGCCACTTTCTTACATTTATTGGCTTAGTTCTTGTGCCAATTGGCATTACGGCTTATCTTATTTTCAAAGAATACCAAACAGGTTCTTTCTCGGATATTAGTTTATCATGGCTTAGTCCTCTCAAGAATCTTGGCTTATTGGTATTATCTTACCTCTTTGGGAGGTTATTAGTAAAATTCAGACTTACCGAACCTAGCGATTTGTCCAAAAACGCCTTTGATATTTTTACTCAATACCCTCATTTACAGATTATTACAATGGGTCATACACATAATCCCTATCAGCTTTTTTTTGAAGGAAAAGCTTTTTTTAATACTGGAACATGGATTCCTATTGTTGAAAATTCAAGTGCTGCTATTCGTCAAGACCGTACTTTTACTTTTTTGTATATCCAAATTGATGAAAATCAAAATTGTCAATTTAAGCCTCTATTACGCTGGAACGACGATGCCAATAGAGCCGATGAAATAGAAATTAGTACACGGATATAA